Sequence from the Limibacillus sp. genome:
TGGCCCTTGTGGATGTGCATGCGGCCCAATTCGGCGCAGCGGTGCAGGACCGGGAAGACCTTACCGGGGTTCAAGAGCGCGTCCGGATCGAAGGCGCACTTGACCCGCTGCTGCTGCTTCAAGTCCTCCTCGGAGAACATGGCGCCCATCAGGTCGCGCTTTTCCACCCCGACGCCGTGCTCGCCTGTCAGGACGCCGCCAACCTCCACGCAGAGCTTCAGAATCTCGTTGCCCAGGTCCTCAGCCCGCTCCAGCTCGCCCTCCTTGTTGGCGTCGTAGAGGATCAGCGGATGCAGGTTGCCATCGCCTGCGTGAAAGACGTTGGCGACGTCCAGAGAGAACTCGCGGCTCAGCTCGGACATGCGCGCCAGCACCTTGGGAAGCGCCCTGCGCGGGATCGTGCCGTCCATGCAGTAGTAGTCCGGCGAGATGCGGCCGACCGCCGGGAAGGCGTTCTTGCGCCCGGCCCAGAAGCGCAGGCGCTGCTCCTCGCTTTCCGAAGCGCGGTTGTAGACCGCCCCGCTCTCCTCGGCGATCTTGGTGACGCGCTCCATCAGTTCCTCGACCTCGGTCTCGGGCCCGTCCAGCTCGACGATCAGAAGAGCCTCCACATCGAGCGGATAGCCCGCGTGCACGAAGTCCTCCACGGCATGGATGGCGCGCTTGTCCATCATCTCCATGCCGCCGGGAATGATGCCCGCGGAAATGACGCGCCCCACGCAGTCGCCCGCCGCCTCGCTGCTCTCGAAACCCAGCAGCAGGGCGCGCGCGGTCTCCGGCTTCTTGAGGATGCGCACGGTCACCTCGGTGATGACGCCCAGCAAGCCTTCCGAGCCTGTCAGCAGACCGATCAGGTCATAGCCCTCCGAATCGAGATACTCACCGCCTAGCTTGAGCACGGTCCCGTCCATCATGACGATTTCCAGGCCCAGCAGGTTGTTGGTCGTGACGCCGTACTTGAGGCAATGCACGCCGCCGGAGTTCTCCGCCACGTTGCCGCCGATGGTACAGGCGATCTGGCTGGAGGGGTCGGGCGCGTAATAGAAACCTTCATGCTCCACAGCCTTGGTGATGCCAAGGTTCGTGACGCCTGGCTGGGCGCGCACCGCCCGGTTCTCGAAGTCGACATCGAGAATGCGGTTGAACTTGCCAAGCCCGAGCGTGATCGCGTCGGCCAGTGGCAGGGCGCCGCCCGACAGTCCCGTGCCGGCACCGCGCGGCACCACCTTGATGCCTTCCGAGTGGCAGTAAGCCAGCACCTTGGAGACCTGCTCCGTCGTCTCCGGCAGCACCACGATCAGGGGGAGTTGGCGATAGGCGGTCAGGCCGTCCGTCTCATAGGGGCGCAACTCGTCCTCGGCGGCGATGACGCAGCGCGCAGGCACGAGCGTCCTCAAGCGGTCGATGATCTCGGCGCGCCGGGCGATCACGTCCTTGTCGGGATCTGGCATCTTCATGGCTATCGAACCTCCCTCAACCCCTTGTATCCGGGGCCGTCATGCGAAGTGGTATTACCACTTTCGTCCGACTATGGGGCAAGCTCTGTCGGCGGTCAACAAAAAGGCCGCGCCGCCGGGGTCGTCCGGCGGCGCGGCCTTTTGTGTCAGCTTATCCGGCCCGCCCGTTCAGGCAGCCGGCCGCGCTCTCCTCAGCCCTGGCGGGCCTTGAAACGCGGGTTCCGCTTGTTGATCACGTAGATGCGCCCGCGACGGCGCACGGTGCGGCAACCCTTCTCCCGCAGCTTGGCGGTGCGGAGCGAATTACGAATCTTCATCGTTCCGTTTCCTTAAAACAAGACGCGGGCCCAAACCGCCTTCGGGCGGGCCCGCCGAAAATCGAAGCCGGAAAATAGGCGGGCTCCCCCGTCCTGTCAACCGGGAAAGGGTGCTATACCCGCATCCGGCATCAGTGCCGGAAGATCACGCTTTCTGCATCGAAACTGTGGCCGAAACCGCTCTTGAGATCGGCGACGCTGCGGCCTCCCTTGTAGCGCGGTCCACGCTTCTCGTCATCGTGGCCGTCCGAGCTATGGCCATCATCATGACCCTCGTCATGATCTGTTTCATGGCTGTCGTCATGATCGTCGTGGTGGTCGGTGCCGCTGCTGGGTCCCTTTCCCGGTGGCGGACCTCCACGGCCGCCTTCATGAGCGGCCAGAAGCGTGTCGGCTGCGCCAGCCGGCGTAGAGAAAAGCAAGGCCAGCGACAAGGCAGCCATAAGAAAGGTCAAGGCCTTCATTCCGCTTGGCTCCATTCTTTCAGCTTTGAAAGCACCGGGGACGGCCTTATCAGCACCGCCCCCGGTGGCGTTCAGAGCCGGTTTAAGGCGTGACCGTACCCGGCAGCAGCCCGTCGTGGATCTGGGTGTGCACCAGTTCGATCACCTCCAGAGCGTCATCCGCGGCCGCGCTGAAGAGGGTGATCCCTCCGTCGGTCGGCAGGGCACCGTTCACAGCGTCGAGATAGTCGTTGATATCGAGCGTTGCCGACAGAACCGTCACGCCGTCGGTAGCGAGGTAGTAGTAACTGTAGTCCGTCGGATAGCTGCGGCTATAGTCGAAGGACCCATAGTCATAATAGTCGTCCGTCACGCCCGAGAGCAGATAGAGCAGGTTCACGTTGAAGGTGAAATCCAGGTCGATGTCGCCGGTCTGGTCGGCGGCTGCCGCCAGGGCGCTGTAAGCCAGGTCGAGCGTATCGCCCGGAAGCTTTGAGGCCACAACGTCCAACCGGTCATCACCGGTCAGCAGCGCGATGTAGAGGGCGAGATTCTCCAGCGGTGAATCCACCGTCGCACCATCGATGATGAGGCGCCCGGCCTCGTCCACGCTCACGTCTTGCGCGGGAAGCAGCTTGTCGATGACCTCCTGCAGCGCGTGATCCATGACGGGGACGGGCGCGCGCATGACGTTGGTGCGACCGAAGTCCACCTCCGCGCCCTCGACGCCTTCGGGCAACTCGCCGTCGACCATGGTGACGGTCTCCACGCAGTCAGGATCAAGACAGACCTGAAGCTCCCCGCCGTCAAGGATCGGTAAGCCCGTTTCGGGATCGCGAACCAGGTAGTAGAGGTCACCGTAGAAATCACCCTTGCCTGTGCCGGCGCTTCCAGGCTGCCCACCGCCACCACGCGAATGAATGTTATCGTCCGTGTTGCCACCCGCCCAATCTGGGCGGTCGCTGTCTTCACCGTCATCCTCCTCGAAGATGATGATGACCCGCTCTCCGCGGCCCCGGAAAATCTCGGCGTCGATGCTACTTCTACCGCCCTGGTAGCCTGCACCACCGGAACCACCTCCTGCGGAGGAACCGCCACGGTTCTGCTGGACGCCGGACCCCTGTGCCTGCGCTCCTGACGTCAGATCAAGGCCGACTACGCCCGCGGTGAACACACCAAGACAGAAGGCGGCGGTGGTTGTGATAAGTCGGTTCTTCATGGGCTATCTCCTTAACTCCCTTTGGGCTCTTCACTGCTTTAGCGTAAGCAGGCACCCACGACACATTCATTGATTAAGATCAAAGAATGGGTCGTTTATATCTAATTTTCAAGATATAACAAAATTAGAATGTGAAAAAATATTTCATGCCTGGGATCGAGCCCGCTAGAATCGCCAGCCCACGCCCACCCGGAAGAGGCTCTCGCTGTTGTCGAAGTTGTCCACCTCGCCCATCGCTCCGTAGGCGACGTCGAAGTCGTCGT
This genomic interval carries:
- a CDS encoding FAD-linked oxidase C-terminal domain-containing protein, with product MKMPDPDKDVIARRAEIIDRLRTLVPARCVIAAEDELRPYETDGLTAYRQLPLIVVLPETTEQVSKVLAYCHSEGIKVVPRGAGTGLSGGALPLADAITLGLGKFNRILDVDFENRAVRAQPGVTNLGITKAVEHEGFYYAPDPSSQIACTIGGNVAENSGGVHCLKYGVTTNNLLGLEIVMMDGTVLKLGGEYLDSEGYDLIGLLTGSEGLLGVITEVTVRILKKPETARALLLGFESSEAAGDCVGRVISAGIIPGGMEMMDKRAIHAVEDFVHAGYPLDVEALLIVELDGPETEVEELMERVTKIAEESGAVYNRASESEEQRLRFWAGRKNAFPAVGRISPDYYCMDGTIPRRALPKVLARMSELSREFSLDVANVFHAGDGNLHPLILYDANKEGELERAEDLGNEILKLCVEVGGVLTGEHGVGVEKRDLMGAMFSEEDLKQQQRVKCAFDPDALLNPGKVFPVLHRCAELGRMHIHKGQVPFPDLPRF
- the ykgO gene encoding type B 50S ribosomal protein L36 — protein: MKIRNSLRTAKLREKGCRTVRRRGRIYVINKRNPRFKARQG